The genomic DNA GAATATTGGCCTGAAACTCGATTGTTAAGGTTCAAATTCAATCCCTGGCTTCGACCAGGCCAGTTCACTTTGTCTAAATGCGAGATTGGAGTAACTTTCCAGATTGAGAGGTAAGAAAAATGGTTCCGGTACTATGATTAACAATTTCGCCAATATCTTTAGCTATTCTCGCCTCTTCCACTTTAAAATCAGGGTCTAAAATCCTCAAACGCGCTTGATACATCCCCAGAATCACCGCTAATAGAAGAATTTCGAAAATTATAATCCGGCAATGCCGTACTGTGCATGCCTGGCGGAGACTATTAAAAATCAAGGCTCCCACGGGACCCAAAGAAAGCGCTACAATGGGAATAATTTGTATTTGATAATAATCAAAAGAAGATACTTTAAAGTTAAAGACCAATCCAAAGATAAAATATCCAATCCATAAACCAAATAATAAAGCTCGCGGCAATCCCGAATGAATAACTAACAGGCCAAAGAGTGAACCGATAATGGCTACGTACCCCACCGTTCGCCAAATCATAGTAAACCAGGCTTTCCAAAAAAATGATCCTCCCAACAAACCTAACTGATTGAGTTGAACCTGTCCTTTGACAAAACCAACAATAAACACCCCGTAGAAAAAATAATAGAGTACAGCGAGTGATAAGCTTATCAAAACAAAAATCCAAAAATCTTGATGGCGTACCGACCGTCGCAAACCCTGTTGAGAGATAGCAAGCGAGATAAAACTCCCAAATATTAAAAATATACAAATAGGCTTAATAAAAATGGCCACGGCGGCAGTCAGAGTAGCCAGGAACAACTTACATCCTGACGGTTGTTCGTAATAACATAATATCACAAAGATGCTAACTAATAACATCATAAGCATCAAAATATCTGGCAAAAAACTCATGCTGGCCGTGACACCAAAAGGCAAAAAAAGATAAAAAGCTGTTGCGCACAACGCGGCATCGGTAAAAGTTATTTTGCCGGCAATCAAATACAAGAAAATGCCGCCAATTACCCAAAACAGAGAGGACATAATCTGGGGAATACGAAGATTCTCCCGGCCAAAAATTTGATACCCTAAAGAGGCAATCCATTCTATAATGCGAGGTTCTAAGATTGCCATATTTTGTTTATTTTTAACGGCGGTTATCTTCCGCCATTCAGGAATTGAGTCTAGGCGTTCAAAATAGTATCCCCTGGCAATAATCGCCGAATGATGCTGACGCAGAACATGAAAATTGAGCGAGAGTTCATTGATGTGATACAACCGAAGCCCAAAAGCGGCAACGAATAAAAAAATAACCACCCACAAACGCTGCTTTTGGGTAAAAAAGGATGGGATCTGAGTTAGCATCATTTAGTCTTTCATATCTTTTAGATTTTTACAAGCCACAACTTGCCTCTTCTTATGGCCGGTATTCATTTAACTCCAACCAACCAGCGCAAATCTGTCTGCGTCGTTGGCGTTTGGATGATATGCTTGTATGGATTGTAATCTGGAACAGGGAAATCAACCAGACCTTCAGCCCGCAAATCTTCAATAATCCTTAATCGCTTTGGCGTTCCGTCATAAGCCATAAAGATAATTTGATTGTACGGCGTCACTGTTTCTGCCCAAAGATTTCTGGCGCCTTCTTTAAGGAATAACTTTTTACGGATAAAGCCGTCTGCCGTAAAAAGCAACTTTTGGTCAAAAACTTCTCCTCTTAAATCATGTTTGCCATATAGTACATTGAGGGCACTCGTAGCTACCCAACTGGCGTCTAATGGCAACCTCTTTCCATTTGGGTTAAAAGAAGGTTTCTCATTGGTATCGCCTGACAATATAAAATAAATGACGGTTTTATCTTTGAGGTCTGGAGCCAGAGAAAAAAGTTCGTGCCATATCTGTTTCTGTTCTTCCCAGGCGATTCGGTTATCATATTGCACCCGGGCTTGCGCCGCTACTCCCCAAAAAAACAAGGGGGCCATTCCCGTTAAGACCACAAAATTGAGTTGCGATGATCTGCGCGCCCGAAACAAAATTAAGGTTGCCAATAAAGCTACAATGGTTACGGCTGCGCCAAACTGAGCAAAAATATTTGCGCGGGAACCCAATGGTGATAAGTTAGGGCTATCAACCGCAATCACCGGAATATATCCTATGGCAATGAACAACCCGCCGGTTAACATAACCCACATAAAACGGCGTATCAGCGCCAAATGCTCTTTTTGCTTTAAAGTCACACGTTGTAATTTGCAGAGCCGACTAATCACATCACCTATAAAGCCACAAATTATTACAGCTAAAAAAAAGGCAATGATGGCCTGCCACTTATTCAGGTAAAAAGCGTAAACCAGCGGTTCCAGCCATGCCCAAACCATCACCCGGTACCCCAAAATTAAACGTTCCATCAGCACAAGCGGCGTAAGTTGAAATCTGTTAAGGTAATTATCGTTGACGCCTATCAACAAATAACCAATCGTCCGCCAGAACATGAAGATAAGACCCAATATAAGCGGCAGCCATAAACCCAACCTATCTCGCCAGGAACTTGTCTTTTTAATCAAAAAAAACAGTAATACCCCCCAAGCCATCGCTACCCCAAACTGGGCTTCATATATGCCAAAAGAGAGTAACAAACAAATTATTGCTATCCATAAAGCAACCCGGCATCCCGTATCGACGTAAATCACCAAGAGGTATGCATACAACAAAGTAAGCACAACCACCAGCCGGATACCGACCATCGTCAACCACATGTGGGTGAAGTCAGCCGGATACACCAGAAAAAGAGCGGCCACACTAAAGGCAAGAGGCGCATTATCTGGCATAAATCTTAGCATAAGAAAATATAGTTGGATGGCCGCCAGCACATTTAGCCCCCAGAGCACAACATAAAAGGCATGCAAATTTAAACCAAAAACGGCATGCAGCATTAAAATTGGAGCTTCCAGCAAAGGGCGCCGTTCTGTCCAATCAAACCACTTCAATGAATCACCATACCACCGGCCAATAATATGTGACCAATCATCGCCATATAGAATAGGGGCATAAAAAAGCCAATAGGATGCAGCGCCAATCACCATTAACCCAATCGCAAACCAGGTATGCTTATTAAAGGCAAGGCGTTTGCTACTATTTTTACAACAATCGGCGCAGCTACTCCTGAAAAACATCATGGCAGCTTATTGGTTTCTGTAAATATTTCACACGCCACAATAAATAAATTTTCAGTCTGAAATAGTTTATCATTCTCAGGAATTGCGGCTAAAATAAAGGTATCCTGGCTAGAAATACGAGCCATTAATGCCTGATTATAGGGTTCATAAAAAATTTGTCCCTGTTGCAGATATGCTTTGGCGTAAGTTTTGCGGTCAATCACTAAATAATCAACCTGGCGCGTGTGGCAAAAATCAACCAGGGTTTGGGGATTGGCTGTGTAATAGGCCGCCAACGCCTCCCGAACAATCGTCGCTTCACCACTTTGTTCGCAGCTGAACAGGATTTTTCGTTTGGCAAACAGGGGCACGCTGTCCAAAGCGTAGGGCGTGCCGGCAATTAATACATCTTTGGGTAAGGTTTCCAAAAACTCAAATAAAGCTCGTTCATGGGGCGCCGGATTCAGGTAGCTAACCTCGGTGAATATTGGCGCGTAAACAGCCCAACCAAACAAAAAAAGCGCGCTTCCTGCGCCCATTAATATTTGACCGGCAAACGTTTGCCTCAAGCCAGATTCAATCGTTCTGGATTGGCCCAATCCGGTTACATTTGCAGTTGAACGTTGTGATTTTCTAATGACGGCAATGCCCAATATGCCACAGGCCAATCCGGCCGGCACCAACAGCCATTTCATATTAAACCGGCCAATCATTGTCCACTCAGACGGATACCACACCGCTAACCCCAAAACCAACATCTCAATTCCCGCAATTAACCAGATTAATCGTTGCGGATGACGCCGAATCAAGGTGGGCGCTTCTTTAACCGCATCTATCATATTCAAAAAAACAAACATCAGGAGAAACAAAAATAGTCCTATTCTGGTGTATCGACTGGGCCAATAGAGAAAATTTGAACCCAACAACCAAATCACCAACCAGGACAAAACAAACATTAATAGGGCAGCGCCCAACATGCACCAGATGATGCGGGGCAGGTCAAACGCCTGCCCCCCCCGAACCAAATAAATCAAACAGCCAATAGAAAACAGGATAAACAAGTTTATCAAATCTTCGCCCAGGTCAACCAGGCCGCCTCGGCCAACCAGCGGAAAGATGACAAATAGAGGATGAGAACCTCCCGAACGATGGGCGGGGTTGTCCCATAAATATTGAGAGGTTGACGCCGCTTCAGAAGTTTGTTCTTGTTGGCCGGTTGCTGCCGGTTTTACCGTTGTGGCTACGCTCCTTATCTGTGACAGGGGGATAGGCAAAAGAAGCAAAGCCCCCAAACAAATAACAATAAACAAAGCCCCCAATCCTCCCTGCCCTAACGATAATTTGGGGTGTAAAGACCAATTTGCCTTTAACGCAAATACGCCCCAAATAGCGACCCCCAGGGCAAAAACCGGGGCAAATATCAATGCGCTTAACAGGATAACGACGGCGGCCGCAATATATTTCTGGCGATGTAAATAGTAAATTAGAGCAATAACCAAAGGGGTGGCAAAAGACCTTTGTAATCCATTAACAATAGAAATGCCCGAAGAAGAGGCTAAATTAAAAAATATAAATCCCAGGACCAGGACAATGCCGCTGTTACGCCCCCGCGCCAAACGGCCAAATTCAAATAGATACAAAACGGTCACAGGCGCTAAAAAAAAGGGGACAATTTTACTGAACAAAACCGGGCTTACAAAAAAGCTGGCCCCATAAAAAAGCAAACTATACCCCAAACTATAAAACGTCACCGGCACATCGGCCCAGGGTAAACGGATGGTTGTATAGCCCAGAGAATAATTTGGGAAAAGCGAGGGGTCTTGAAATTTATGCATCCAGTAAAAAGTGCGGAAATCCTCATCAACCCGAAATTCATCCGCCAGCCGAGGCGCTTGCAGCCAAGCCACAGCCAGAAGAGAGATAATTATCAATATAAGTCGCACATCCAGACGTTTAATGAACTGCTGAATATACGTCATTAATGTTTCCTTAAAATACGTCTTGGCTCATGTATAGAATCTGCGCATGTCATTGCGAGGGATCCAGACCCTAAAGGTCTCAGAGACCTTTAGGGTCTTCAACCCCTACAATGACCCTGGTTGTGTCATTAGTAGCGAAGCGAAGCAATCCCCATTCAGTAGGGGTGGAGACCGCTTCGCCTCCGGCTCGCGGTGACATATCCGCACCCGTTTTATACATGAGCCTACGTCTTTTGAAAGTAGGACTTACGCAAATCGTTGATGCATTCCAGAGGTGACAGTCACTTTGTAAGTGACTGTCACCTCTGGAACGTGCATAAGTCCTAGAAAAATAATATCCGAAAAATCACGAGGCGATGGATTCACCTCAGAAGTAGTGATATAATGAGGAGGTCAATCATCCAATATACCTTTACTACTATGAACCATCCTAAAAAACACCGGCAAACTTTTTTGATTCTACTCGGTTTATTCATCCTGGCCGTAAGCCTAATGATCATTCCTTCTTACCATTTGCTGGTCAAACCGCGCGGCCAGGCCTTTGACCTATTTTGGATTTGGGCCGGGGGGCGGGCCATCCTGTCCGGCCAAAATCCCTACGGCCCGGAAACCACCCGGGTAATCCAGCTTGGCGTTTTCAAAAAGATCATTCCCCCTCACCAATACCAGCACGGCTTTCCTCATCCGGCCCACATTGCCTTTGTGCTGCTGCCCTTTGTAATTGCTCCGTTTTCCTGGTCCGTATTGGTGTGGACGGCGTTGCAAATTCCCCTGTTTATGGCCATTCTGCTGTTGGGCTTCAACTTATTGGAGTGGCCGGTTCGGCCGGCTTTTTTATTTTTGCTGACCCTGTTGACCACCCTGGGCTTTCGTTATCCCATTAACGTTTACGTGCTGGCCCAACTCCATTTTTTTGTCCTCTTTTGTTTTTTGCTCTCCCTCTGGCTTTACCGGCAGGGCCATCCCCGCCGGGCGGCGGTAGCCCTGGCCTGCGCCACCATTCGGCCCGATCTATCATTGATTGCCATTCTGCTGGCTTTGATTCTAACCCGGAATTCGGCCAAACGCAATGAATTTATAGTCACCCTCCTGGCCGCCGGGTTGATCTTTGCCTTACTCCCTGTCCCTTTTATTGGCGTTTGGCCCCTGACCTGGCTCAAGGCTATGCGCAGTTACGGAAATAATCCTTTTGCCACCTGGCCGCCTGAGTTGTTGTCGTTCTGGCTTAGAGTTGTTGTTTTGTTGGGGTTGGCCGTCTGGGCCGGGCGGTATCTGATTTTAGGCTGGCGCCGGCCATCCCCTTACCACCACAGCCTGATGGTTTCCGCCGTAATTTTATTTAGCTTGATTGTTTTGCCACAAACAGGCTCTTATACGCTCACGTTTGCCTTAGTGCCGGCGTTGATTTTTTTGCGTTATGCCCAATCGCTCTGGCTGCGGGCCGTTATCACGGCCAGCCTGCTGATGCCCTGGTTTTACTTTATGCTGGGCCGCTCTTTTGACCGGCTGATCTTTTTACTCATTCCCCTGCAATTCATCATCTTTCAGGAATTGGTCAGGCTCACCCACTCCGTCCCCCTTACCACAGAAAACCCTTCATAGCCGCCTCGTACACCCAGGAGCCTAAAACAATTCCTCCCCACCAGCGCCAATCTTCTGTTTCGCGCACAATGGCCGCCACCATCGGCAGCATGGATTGGGCCATAAAATAAGGGGCAAAACATAGGGAAGCCGCGCACAAAAGCGCATCGCTTTTTCGCTTCAAGCCCAGATAAGTTAGAGGAATGCCCAAAACAATGGTGTAAGGAAACAGCGACATATTGGCCTGTTTGTTTGGCTGGTAAGCGATAATGTTCCACCACCACTGGCCCCAGATAAAAACTGAAACAACAAAGATCAACAAAGTGACCAAAATAGACCAACGATTAAGGCGCGGCAAGATCGCCAAAAATACGCCCTGGGGTTTGGCCAACAGGATGGGCAGCCCCAGGCCGCGCGGGAGCATCAACCCAAACAGCAGCAGCGCGTCAAGCTGGCCCAGGGCAAAGAAGGCGGCCATCGGCGCGGAAGCGGCCACGATCAACGTTTTTTTGAGCGAGCCAACATACATCGCCACCGCAATCACCGAAATAATGATGAGCAAACTGGCCCCGGCCGGATGGGGCAGCACTGCCAGGGGATACAAAACAGGAAATATCCAGGGCGGATTAAAGACCATTGCTTCTCGATGGTAAGGGTTTTGCCAATTCAAGGCGGCGGGCCTAAAGGTGTGCAGCCAATCCGTGTAATTGACCGGCATCCGGCTAAATAAGAACCAGGCCGTAACCAAGAGTGCAATCAGGAGGAGCGCCCGGAAAAGATAACGGCTAATAGACCGTCCCAGAAGCAACACCTTCTCTTTTTTTGACACCCCGTCTGGCAGGTCGTCAATGTTTAAAATAGCCTGCAACCAAGCCCTGATAGTGGCTGACCCCCGGCAAATCATGGTACTTCCACCACCTCATAAACCTGATACGCGCCGGCTACCTCAAACACGGGCCGCAAAAAATGAGTTTCTAAAGCGGCCAGCACGGTTTTATCAACCACTTCCGGCGACTCATGCAATACAAACTGCAAACCGGAACGATGAAGGAGTACGTGCGTTACCCCGGCCTGTTGCCAGGCCCGGGCAATGGCTGCGGCAGAACCGTATTGCTGAACCAGATGCGGGAACGTATCCAAAATGCTGTCAGGCCGGCAATCTCGCTGGCAGTAGTAACTGCGCGGTTCCCATAAAAAAACAATGGTTGCTTCAGCAGGCAAAACTTGGTTGATTTTCTGCATTGTGACATGATGGGGTCCTAATCGCCGGGTGAGATAAGCGTCCCGCGTTTCCAACCCTACCAGGTAGGGCAAAGGGTTAACCTTAAGCGTAAACAACCCCACATCCATCACGGTCAGGGCCAGAGTCAGGCCAATGACAATATTGACAAAGCGACGTAACGAAAAATGGGGCAAATCAAAGTTGGACAAGCCGGCCCACAACCATCCCACAACCGGAGCCAAGACTACCAAGGCGGGTAGCAACAGTCGAGATTGCCACAGCGAGCGGGACCAAACCACGCCTAATGTCCAAAAGGCAAAGTAAGCCAGGGCGTAAATCAGCAATGGGCCAGAGGCAACCGGGCGATGAGCAGAACGCCGCGAAAAACCCGCCCACACAATCAACGGTAGAAAAACCAAAAGAAGCGGGCCGGCCCGTCCATCCCAGAAATTCATATCACGTACCCCTAAGGTGAGCAACCAGGGTAGAGTTAACAAAGTTATAGCAAGGTTTAGATAGTGCTCCTGAGTAGAGGAGAGACTGATATCCGTCCCTGTAGGTAATAATTTTGAACTAATGCTTTGAAAATCTATGGGTTGCCAGCCAATGCCCGTACCGGCAGCCGCATACCAATCGGCGCGAAAACTGTCCCAGTATTGACCGCCAAACAAGTGGTACAAAAATGGATAAACCGGGTTGCCGGTAAAGGTCCAATTTTTGAGGTACCAGGGGAGGGCGACTAATAAAGCGGGCAGGATAAAAACGGCCAAATTGGTAATAGAACGTAACGCGTGGCGCGTAAGACGTGAGACGCGAGACGTGACGGGTGAATCTCGATAGGTATACCAAAGGATAAGTCCACCGATGACCAAGGGGGTGACAAAACCGGTGTACTTTAACCCCATGGCCAGCCCGGCGAAAACTCCACTGAAAATGAGCCAAGAAAACGGCGAATTATTAATTGTGAATTGTAAATTGTAAATTGTGAACTGTTTGGTTCCTGCCCCACTTGCCTGCTCCCTTTGGTTACTCTCGCCAATTTGCGATTTGTGATTTGCTGATGATTCGCTGTTTTTCCAAGAAATAAAGGCATACAGCGCGGCAAACTGGTAAAAGGCCAGGGCCAGGTCGTTGTAGGCCCAGCCGGCCAGGATACTGACCATTGGCATACCGGCAAAGATGAGAACGGCTAACCAGCCTGCCTTTTTGTTTAAAAAGCGGCACGCGGTGAGATAAACCAAACCTGCCAGCAAGAAACCAAAACAGGCGTGCAATAACTTGGCGGCGATATCGCCACGCAGAAGCATGGCCCAGGCAAAGAGCATTTCCATCAACGAGGGAAAATTAAGATGCGGAATATCAATGCCGCCAATAATGCTTCCGGCTTGCAGGTAGAGTTTGGGGCCGGTGAGGTGATAGAAGAGTCCGTCCCAATCGGTGGGCGGCAGCAAGGCGATGAACAAAACGAATGAGGCAATAAGTAAACAGTAGATCGCCGGCCATAGCGGAGGAAAATTTTGGGGCCGCCAGCGCCGCCACTGACGGAAAAGGCGGGCTATCTGTGGAGCAAATATTACGCTTAGGGCAATAGTGATACCGTAGGCCACAATAGGCTGAAAGAAACCAACCAGTCCCACGGCCAGGCTAAGTAGACCCAACATTCCCAGGCCCAAGCCTGTACCCAACACCAACGTTTCAATAAAAGAGAGGTCAAGGCGCAATCGTCGCAGGATCCAGTCCCCCATTGTCAAGGCAATAAGCACCAACCAGCCAGCTGCTAACAGGTTAAGCAGGCTGTTGCCAACAGCCAGCACGTTTTCCGCGGAAAAGGGTTTCTGTTCAGGAACGGCAAAAAAGCTGCCAAGCACAAAAAATGTCCACAATACAAACAAGCCTACCGGCAGCCATTTTCTCGACCGGTTCATGCCGGCCGCTCCATTTTTGCGGCGGCGCGCCACAGGGCGCGCCAATCAACAGCGTAGAGCAACAGCATAAGCGCCGGCAGCAGGCCGTGCATCATCACGTGTTCCCAATTTCCCTCCAGGGTGGCCATAAAAACACCCCACATCAAACCAAACAAACTCGCCTGAATACCGACAACGGTTAAAATGCTCCATCTTTCTTTTTTCAAAGGGAATACCATCAAGCGTTGAAAAAAGAAAAAAAGCGGCAAATAAAGAATCACCTGGTTGGTGGTAGCCGAACGGAAGGTGATAAGACTGCCCACAATCAGGGTGGTCATAACCGCCCAGGTATAAGCGCCGGGCCGGCCCCGTAAGGCCAGCCACCAGCCGGGCAGCAGGGCTAAAAAAAATAAAACCGATAACCCCATTGTTAATGGCGGAACCATTGTGACCGGCAGGAAGTAAAGAAGAAGATTTTCCAGGGGTGTGCCAAAGGCTACGTAATGGCTATAGGCGATAGCGTTGCGGACAAAGTCAAAGGGCCAGGTGGGGAGCATGAGCATGCTGGTCGTCACCAAAATCAACACACTCATTACAAAACTGCCGATGAGCCGCCAACGCCGCTGAAACAGCGCCCACAACAGCAAAAAGGCCAGTCCCAAAACCACCATCTGCGGTTTGATGGTGGTCAAGGATAAAAAAATACCGGCCCAAACGTCTTGCCGATTCTGAATACACCACAAGGCCAACACCAGGGCCAACCCCACCAGCACAGAAAACTGCC from Anaerolineae bacterium includes the following:
- a CDS encoding phospholipid carrier-dependent glycosyltransferase — its product is MNRSRKWLPVGLFVLWTFFVLGSFFAVPEQKPFSAENVLAVGNSLLNLLAAGWLVLIALTMGDWILRRLRLDLSFIETLVLGTGLGLGMLGLLSLAVGLVGFFQPIVAYGITIALSVIFAPQIARLFRQWRRWRPQNFPPLWPAIYCLLIASFVLFIALLPPTDWDGLFYHLTGPKLYLQAGSIIGGIDIPHLNFPSLMEMLFAWAMLLRGDIAAKLLHACFGFLLAGLVYLTACRFLNKKAGWLAVLIFAGMPMVSILAGWAYNDLALAFYQFAALYAFISWKNSESSANHKSQIGESNQREQASGAGTKQFTIYNLQFTINNSPFSWLIFSGVFAGLAMGLKYTGFVTPLVIGGLILWYTYRDSPVTSRVSRLTRHALRSITNLAVFILPALLVALPWYLKNWTFTGNPVYPFLYHLFGGQYWDSFRADWYAAAGTGIGWQPIDFQSISSKLLPTGTDISLSSTQEHYLNLAITLLTLPWLLTLGVRDMNFWDGRAGPLLLVFLPLIVWAGFSRRSAHRPVASGPLLIYALAYFAFWTLGVVWSRSLWQSRLLLPALVVLAPVVGWLWAGLSNFDLPHFSLRRFVNIVIGLTLALTVMDVGLFTLKVNPLPYLVGLETRDAYLTRRLGPHHVTMQKINQVLPAEATIVFLWEPRSYYCQRDCRPDSILDTFPHLVQQYGSAAAIARAWQQAGVTHVLLHRSGLQFVLHESPEVVDKTVLAALETHFLRPVFEVAGAYQVYEVVEVP
- a CDS encoding glycosyltransferase family 39 protein yields the protein MMLTQIPSFFTQKQRLWVVIFLFVAAFGLRLYHINELSLNFHVLRQHHSAIIARGYYFERLDSIPEWRKITAVKNKQNMAILEPRIIEWIASLGYQIFGRENLRIPQIMSSLFWVIGGIFLYLIAGKITFTDAALCATAFYLFLPFGVTASMSFLPDILMLMMLLVSIFVILCYYEQPSGCKLFLATLTAAVAIFIKPICIFLIFGSFISLAISQQGLRRSVRHQDFWIFVLISLSLAVLYYFFYGVFIVGFVKGQVQLNQLGLLGGSFFWKAWFTMIWRTVGYVAIIGSLFGLLVIHSGLPRALLFGLWIGYFIFGLVFNFKVSSFDYYQIQIIPIVALSLGPVGALIFNSLRQACTVRHCRIIIFEILLLAVILGMYQARLRILDPDFKVEEARIAKDIGEIVNHSTGTIFLTSQSGKLLQSRI
- a CDS encoding DUF2029 domain-containing protein, whose translation is MTTRLPARSQLPKTMDHQVIDQPTRRRLAQPLIQWLILAVLLCLLVAAESVALHAVFTSKFSGGNDFFVRWLGGREFLLRGTNPYHQVIAEKAQIAMFGRAVGPEIKDQAYFAYPLYTLYFFWPLSLIAYPWAQAIWIALLQLMLIGTTLWSIWVSGWRPPRWLFWLTLFWGIFFYNGARAIILGQFSVLVGLALVLALWCIQNRQDVWAGIFLSLTTIKPQMVVLGLAFLLLWALFQRRWRLIGSFVMSVLILVTTSMLMLPTWPFDFVRNAIAYSHYVAFGTPLENLLLYFLPVTMVPPLTMGLSVLFFLALLPGWWLALRGRPGAYTWAVMTTLIVGSLITFRSATTNQVILYLPLFFFFQRLMVFPLKKERWSILTVVGIQASLFGLMWGVFMATLEGNWEHVMMHGLLPALMLLLYAVDWRALWRAAAKMERPA